One region of Bacillota bacterium genomic DNA includes:
- a CDS encoding S8 family serine peptidase produces the protein MRGQVRRGISLFVVVLLIAGVVYAAAPGQVARAEPTGSGRPARLTQAVGSGETSWPASAPVFADLAGHWAERDVTLLWALGAVEAGAGGLFHPDVPITRAEFTRMLVLALGEAPLTERLPVPFLDVEPERPDAVYISHAAELGLVKGYGDGTFRPDVPITRAEMAAILVRGLGDRQPGRVGSTGSGGTGLAPAAGAGAGGTGGAGLPDFRDAATIPWWATAYVAEGVRRGLVEGYEDQTFRPAALTSRAEAAAFIVRTLHARATAFDFFGVLARSEAGALDVSLAGAGGLDKGAVRLRLAPGVQVFRNGARVGLASLLPGDEVGLILDERGLVSFVDAHLVTVWGTLQAVRRAGEAYFLSLHGEGVPLPVLPGAPVFRNGRAAAMGELQPGDQVYALRQWTSGWVRALLAVRIDLSGELTAREETAVVVIPRQAQPPPGESGVGEPRRVEVFPRAAIFLDGRIASLDDLRPGDEVGLARDGKGRVVYLEAWRNVRDEFKASRSGGPPGTVTEVAQADRTAVRAVKVAQSGRAEPATVGVPRLGRPVGPMADGKEEARVSLDLTAKGQEAIRLGEFLAQFPAGQRPDGRGITIAIIDTGIDPAHPDLQSCPDGAPKLVDWVDFSGEGRVEIADEARGTGDRLTTPLGVFRLGAVRSVGGVYRWGFFREGGLEADAPHEQDLNRNGNGGDVFPVFALDTVVAGQYDTVVVDTDRDQDLGDEVPLVPLRVTASRGELPRVAWFGPRDRGVPFVLADLDPGGRWVSLGFDGHGHGTHVAGTAAAWNPGGLKGAAPGARLMALKALRSSGDGSWSTIAQAMVYAAEHGAQVVGISAGGKGDSSWEGSPESELMAQLADRYGVTFVVAAGNDGPGLGTSSPPGDGRTTLITGAYMSPAMWEKEFGYRVPEEGLWDFSGVGPRVDGTLAPEVVAPGSATSCVPRWLVPGGYQPMDGTSVAVPYLAGMLALLRQAADAAGYQVDAAGWRQAVMAGARPLPRYTLVEQGYGLVDAVGTWRELQRLAGPGSPAVRVSAYLDPGVCLRPDVPGYAEVESGVYARQMRPGRVEATAVNEGEHAVALDLVSDADWVWPTRQRLFLHPLEGRSFGVEYRIPGSPGLYTAQLRGRDGSRDRFAFLSTLVVPEYLGLDEEGNPAPLRRYQSGSLAPARWQRYFFRIPAGAASLRLTVAVPRGDWGYRGRVRLHVYRPDGGRQAVTGYVGAGASGAQARIEVPFPQPGVWEVVVQSAPSLSYYGLDRSLYSLEVDLQAVLVTPAELRVWVPPGPETEVRVPVQAVNEYDFFTGCLRGMGLARAGAATEERQTTTLTATRSEPAVFQLPIVPDDAVEMWLQLCDVVPSGADLNLYLYRRNPASGEWEEMARSTWPGLGEERITLSFPPPGEYVAYVEVEGTADPVNARLCYGFLTDQGQVTVEDEPAGRELGRQWSATLVLRVPAQEGFYAGRLVVYDTVAGRSLGGVPVIVQRGYPQVIAQVVPGLIPSTGGRVALHVREAAEMGKVELRALVNGRVYQVTDGEVLVPVFPEGEMVPLDIRLESCSYALWEGRTVIPVAAPGYRMTAEPSRGGVLWDRHHLILQELLSGGSEGE, from the coding sequence ATGCGTGGCCAGGTGCGCAGGGGAATCTCCCTGTTTGTGGTAGTACTGCTCATCGCTGGTGTGGTATATGCGGCCGCCCCGGGACAGGTCGCGCGGGCCGAACCGACAGGCAGTGGCAGGCCCGCCCGGCTCACCCAGGCGGTCGGGAGCGGTGAGACCTCCTGGCCTGCGTCCGCGCCGGTATTTGCGGATCTGGCCGGGCACTGGGCGGAACGGGATGTGACCTTGCTCTGGGCGCTGGGGGCGGTGGAAGCTGGGGCCGGGGGGCTTTTTCATCCCGACGTGCCCATAACCAGGGCGGAGTTCACCCGCATGCTGGTGCTCGCGCTGGGGGAGGCACCCCTGACGGAAAGGCTTCCGGTACCGTTCCTGGACGTGGAACCGGAGCGGCCCGACGCTGTGTACATATCGCATGCGGCCGAACTCGGGCTGGTCAAGGGGTACGGGGACGGCACCTTCCGCCCCGACGTGCCCATCACCAGGGCGGAGATGGCAGCCATCCTGGTGCGGGGGCTGGGAGACCGTCAGCCTGGCCGCGTGGGCAGCACAGGCTCAGGCGGTACGGGCCTGGCCCCCGCGGCGGGCGCGGGTGCGGGTGGGACCGGCGGAGCCGGGCTGCCCGATTTCCGGGATGCGGCTACCATTCCCTGGTGGGCGACGGCGTATGTGGCGGAGGGGGTGCGTCGGGGCCTGGTCGAGGGGTACGAAGACCAAACGTTCCGGCCGGCTGCCTTGACCTCGCGGGCCGAGGCGGCGGCCTTCATCGTGCGCACCCTGCACGCGCGGGCTACCGCCTTTGACTTCTTCGGGGTGCTGGCGCGGTCGGAAGCAGGGGCCCTGGACGTGAGCCTCGCAGGCGCAGGGGGGCTGGATAAAGGGGCGGTGAGACTGCGGCTGGCGCCGGGGGTGCAGGTTTTCCGCAACGGGGCCAGGGTCGGTCTGGCTTCTCTTCTTCCCGGTGACGAGGTGGGACTGATCCTGGATGAGCGAGGTCTGGTGTCGTTCGTCGATGCCCATCTGGTGACGGTGTGGGGGACGCTGCAGGCGGTGCGGCGTGCCGGAGAGGCGTATTTCCTTTCCCTGCACGGGGAGGGGGTACCCCTTCCGGTTTTGCCCGGCGCGCCCGTGTTCCGAAACGGCAGGGCCGCCGCCATGGGCGAGCTCCAGCCCGGCGACCAGGTGTACGCCCTGCGCCAGTGGACCTCCGGCTGGGTGCGGGCGTTGCTGGCGGTCAGGATTGACCTGTCTGGAGAACTGACCGCCCGGGAGGAGACAGCCGTAGTGGTGATACCCCGCCAGGCGCAGCCCCCGCCCGGCGAATCGGGAGTGGGGGAGCCCCGGCGGGTGGAAGTCTTCCCCCGGGCTGCGATCTTCCTGGATGGCAGGATCGCCAGCCTGGACGACCTGCGGCCGGGGGACGAGGTGGGGCTGGCCCGTGACGGGAAGGGCCGGGTGGTGTACCTGGAGGCGTGGCGAAACGTCCGCGATGAGTTCAAGGCGTCGCGGAGTGGCGGGCCGCCGGGCACGGTTACGGAGGTGGCGCAGGCCGACCGGACAGCGGTGCGTGCGGTGAAAGTGGCGCAGTCTGGCCGGGCAGAACCGGCCACGGTCGGAGTGCCGCGGTTGGGCCGGCCGGTGGGGCCGATGGCGGACGGGAAAGAAGAGGCCCGCGTGAGTCTGGATCTCACTGCGAAGGGGCAGGAAGCCATCCGGCTGGGAGAGTTCCTGGCGCAGTTCCCGGCCGGGCAGCGGCCGGATGGAAGGGGTATCACCATCGCCATCATCGACACGGGCATAGACCCGGCCCACCCCGACCTGCAGTCCTGTCCGGACGGGGCGCCCAAGCTGGTGGACTGGGTCGACTTTTCCGGGGAAGGACGGGTCGAGATTGCCGACGAGGCCCGGGGGACTGGCGATCGCCTGACCACGCCCCTGGGGGTATTTCGCCTGGGTGCCGTCCGTTCGGTGGGGGGTGTTTACCGCTGGGGATTTTTCCGCGAGGGCGGACTCGAGGCCGATGCGCCCCACGAGCAGGACCTCAACCGCAACGGCAACGGCGGGGACGTTTTCCCCGTCTTTGCCCTGGATACGGTGGTGGCGGGGCAGTACGACACGGTGGTGGTGGACACCGACCGGGATCAGGACCTGGGGGATGAGGTGCCCCTGGTTCCCCTGCGGGTGACCGCGTCGCGCGGCGAGTTGCCCCGGGTGGCCTGGTTCGGCCCCAGAGACCGGGGGGTCCCGTTCGTGCTGGCGGATCTGGACCCGGGTGGGCGCTGGGTTAGCCTGGGGTTCGACGGGCACGGTCACGGGACGCATGTGGCGGGCACGGCTGCCGCCTGGAATCCAGGGGGGCTCAAGGGGGCGGCGCCGGGTGCCCGGCTGATGGCGTTGAAGGCGCTCAGGTCGTCGGGAGACGGGTCCTGGAGCACCATCGCGCAGGCGATGGTATATGCCGCGGAGCACGGCGCTCAGGTGGTCGGCATCAGCGCCGGGGGCAAGGGGGACTCCAGTTGGGAAGGCTCCCCCGAGTCCGAGCTGATGGCCCAGTTGGCCGACCGCTATGGCGTAACCTTCGTGGTGGCGGCGGGCAACGACGGCCCCGGACTGGGTACGTCCAGCCCGCCCGGCGATGGTCGCACCACCCTCATCACGGGCGCATACATGTCCCCCGCCATGTGGGAGAAAGAGTTCGGTTACCGGGTTCCCGAGGAGGGCCTGTGGGACTTCAGCGGGGTGGGGCCGCGCGTGGATGGCACCCTGGCCCCCGAGGTGGTGGCGCCCGGGAGCGCCACCTCCTGCGTGCCGCGCTGGCTGGTACCGGGGGGATACCAGCCCATGGACGGGACCAGCGTGGCGGTGCCGTACCTGGCCGGGATGCTGGCCCTGTTGCGGCAGGCAGCCGACGCCGCCGGCTACCAGGTGGATGCCGCCGGCTGGCGGCAGGCCGTTATGGCGGGGGCGCGGCCCCTGCCCAGGTACACCCTGGTGGAGCAGGGGTACGGGCTGGTGGACGCCGTGGGCACCTGGCGTGAGTTGCAACGCCTGGCGGGGCCGGGATCGCCTGCTGTGCGGGTTTCCGCCTACCTGGATCCGGGGGTGTGCTTGCGGCCCGACGTCCCCGGGTACGCCGAGGTGGAGAGCGGGGTGTACGCGCGGCAGATGCGGCCCGGGCGGGTGGAGGCCACCGCCGTCAACGAGGGCGAGCATGCCGTCGCCCTTGATCTGGTGAGCGACGCCGACTGGGTGTGGCCGACCCGGCAGCGCCTGTTCCTGCACCCCCTCGAGGGCCGTAGCTTCGGTGTGGAATACCGCATCCCCGGTAGCCCCGGTCTGTATACGGCCCAGCTGCGCGGTCGGGACGGCTCCCGGGACCGCTTCGCGTTCCTCTCCACGCTGGTGGTGCCGGAGTACCTGGGCCTGGACGAAGAAGGCAATCCGGCTCCTTTGCGCCGCTACCAGTCTGGGTCACTGGCGCCGGCCAGGTGGCAGCGCTACTTCTTTCGCATACCCGCCGGTGCTGCTTCCCTGCGCCTGACGGTGGCCGTTCCGCGCGGGGATTGGGGATACCGGGGGCGGGTGCGCCTCCACGTCTACCGGCCTGACGGCGGCCGCCAGGCGGTGACCGGCTACGTGGGTGCCGGTGCTTCGGGAGCTCAGGCCCGGATAGAGGTGCCATTCCCCCAGCCTGGGGTGTGGGAGGTAGTGGTTCAGAGTGCGCCCTCGCTATCGTACTACGGTCTGGACCGCAGCCTGTACTCCCTGGAGGTTGACCTGCAGGCGGTGCTGGTAACCCCCGCGGAATTGCGGGTCTGGGTACCGCCCGGACCCGAGACCGAGGTGAGGGTGCCCGTACAGGCCGTGAACGAGTACGACTTTTTCACTGGATGCCTGCGCGGGATGGGACTGGCGCGGGCCGGGGCGGCTACCGAGGAGAGGCAGACCACCACCCTCACTGCCACCCGCAGTGAGCCGGCGGTATTTCAGTTACCGATCGTCCCCGATGACGCCGTGGAGATGTGGTTGCAGTTGTGCGACGTGGTGCCCTCCGGTGCGGATCTTAACCTGTACCTCTACCGTCGGAATCCTGCTTCGGGAGAATGGGAAGAGATGGCGCGGTCCACGTGGCCCGGGCTGGGTGAGGAACGCATCACGCTGTCCTTCCCCCCTCCGGGGGAGTATGTAGCCTACGTGGAAGTGGAGGGAACAGCTGACCCGGTCAATGCCCGGCTCTGTTACGGGTTTCTCACCGATCAGGGACAGGTTACGGTAGAAGACGAGCCCGCCGGGCGAGAGCTGGGCCGGCAATGGTCGGCCACGCTCGTGCTGCGAGTTCCCGCCCAGGAGGGGTTCTACGCTGGCCGGCTGGTGGTGTACGACACCGTGGCCGGGCGCAGCCTGGGTGGCGTTCCCGTGATCGTCCAGCGGGGTTACCCCCAGGTCATTGCGCAGGTTGTACCCGGCCTCATCCCGAGCACGGGCGGCAGGGTGGCCCTGCACGTTCGCGAAGCGGCGGAGATGGGTAAGGTAGAACTCAGGGCCCTGGTGAACGGCCGCGTATACCAGGTGACGGACGGGGAGGTGCTGGTGCCCGTCTTTCCGGAAGGCGAGATGGTGCCGCTGGACATAAGGCTGGAGAGTTGCTCCTACGCCCTCTGGGAGGGACGCACCGTAATCCCCGTGGCGGCACCCGGCTACCGCATGACTGCAGAGCCTTCCCGGGGTGGCGTCCTGTGGGACCGCCACCACCTTATCTTGCAGGAACTGCTTAGCGGAGGGAGCGAAGGCGAATGA